A single Ignavibacteriales bacterium DNA region contains:
- the tsaE gene encoding tRNA (adenosine(37)-N6)-threonylcarbamoyltransferase complex ATPase subunit type 1 TsaE, whose product MYSAREIEIHSFELLRKFADEFRQKLRPGALIFLNGPLGSGKTTFVRNLVAGFGINETASPSFTLINEYKGGGLRFAHADFYRLKSASELFEIGFHEYLESEDILIIEWAELYKDSLPEPDFILQFSNESDATRKVTLYEH is encoded by the coding sequence ATGTACTCAGCAAGAGAAATTGAGATTCATTCATTTGAGTTACTCAGAAAGTTTGCGGATGAGTTCAGACAGAAACTCAGGCCGGGCGCACTCATTTTTCTAAACGGTCCGCTTGGTTCCGGGAAAACCACTTTTGTGAGAAATCTGGTTGCCGGATTTGGTATTAATGAAACTGCGTCTCCATCATTTACTCTGATTAATGAATATAAGGGAGGCGGTTTACGGTTCGCTCATGCAGATTTTTATCGCCTGAAATCAGCTTCTGAACTGTTTGAAATTGGTTTTCATGAGTACCTTGAGAGCGAGGATATTTTGATAATCGAATGGGCTGAATTGTATAAGGACTCTCTTCCGGAACCGGACTTCATCCTTCAGTTTTCCAATGAGAGTGATGCCACAAGAAAGGTGACTCTGTATGAACACTAA
- the tsaB gene encoding tRNA (adenosine(37)-N6)-threonylcarbamoyltransferase complex dimerization subunit type 1 TsaB produces the protein MNTKKPVLAIETSAKLCGVSVYFDSQRYFTMHRLEERSHARKLAGMIQYALESQLITSSDLAFVAVSGGPGSFTGLRIGFSVAKGLCLGAGIPLKRVNTIEAIAFESLDFIENEETFTVALKVNRNEVFFRRFQKKGDFYKFAGDLLTIENSRVTDLTQKGELIICNFELEERRFLRREYPSPQKIAELALLSDVEAEEEIDFLEPEYVKDFQIVRKDK, from the coding sequence ATGAACACTAAAAAGCCGGTACTTGCCATTGAGACCTCCGCAAAACTTTGCGGGGTATCGGTTTATTTCGACAGCCAGAGGTATTTTACCATGCACCGGCTTGAGGAAAGAAGCCATGCCAGAAAACTTGCCGGAATGATTCAGTATGCTCTGGAAAGCCAGTTGATAACTTCTTCTGACCTTGCATTTGTGGCAGTATCCGGAGGCCCCGGCTCGTTCACCGGGCTGAGAATCGGGTTTTCTGTGGCAAAAGGACTTTGCTTAGGAGCTGGAATTCCGCTTAAGAGAGTTAATACCATAGAAGCGATAGCCTTTGAATCTCTTGATTTTATAGAAAATGAAGAGACTTTTACCGTTGCTCTGAAAGTAAACAGGAATGAGGTTTTTTTTAGAAGGTTTCAAAAAAAGGGGGATTTTTATAAATTTGCAGGTGATTTGCTCACAATTGAGAACAGCCGGGTTACCGATTTAACTCAGAAAGGTGAGTTAATTATATGTAACTTTGAACTTGAAGAGCGAAGGTTTTTACGGCGGGAGTACCCGTCTCCTCAGAAAATTGCTGAACTGGCTCTGTTATCAGATGTAGAGGCTGAGGAAGAAATTGATTTTTTAGAACCGGAATATGTTAAAGATTTTCAGATTGTAAGGAAGGATAAATGA